A genomic window from Maridesulfovibrio sp. includes:
- the galU gene encoding UTP--glucose-1-phosphate uridylyltransferase GalU, producing the protein MVIKKVIIPVAGWGTRSLPATKNIPKEMLPIFKKPVVQHVVEEAMASGLTDVIFINNQNKKIIEDHFDYNLSLEDVLERGGKTEILEEVRKVAEMVNIISVRQKKQLGLGHAVLCAKEICKNDPFAVMVGDDLMFGLEPGIKQLIDAARTENMAVVGVIEVPENKVNRYGIIQGEEFAPGMYRVRSLVEKPAIGDAPSRLAIVGRYVLLPEIFDHLENLEPGVGGEIQLTDALQGLAKNNKLLAVKLRGQRFDAGDWVEYLTANIYFALQDEELRDDIVARLRELLSCS; encoded by the coding sequence CATCAAGAAAGTTATTATTCCGGTTGCTGGATGGGGTACAAGATCATTGCCTGCCACCAAGAACATTCCCAAGGAAATGCTGCCTATCTTCAAGAAGCCTGTTGTGCAGCACGTGGTCGAAGAGGCCATGGCCAGCGGACTGACCGATGTTATTTTTATCAATAACCAGAACAAGAAGATCATTGAAGATCATTTTGACTACAACCTCTCTCTTGAAGATGTGCTTGAGCGCGGCGGCAAGACTGAAATTCTTGAAGAAGTCAGAAAAGTTGCTGAAATGGTTAATATTATTTCCGTTCGCCAGAAGAAACAGCTTGGACTTGGGCATGCGGTCCTCTGTGCAAAGGAAATCTGTAAGAATGATCCTTTTGCCGTAATGGTCGGTGATGACCTGATGTTCGGTCTTGAGCCTGGAATCAAGCAGCTGATTGATGCGGCACGCACTGAAAACATGGCTGTCGTCGGTGTTATTGAAGTTCCCGAAAATAAGGTCAACCGCTACGGTATTATTCAGGGTGAAGAATTTGCGCCCGGTATGTACAGGGTTCGTTCTTTGGTTGAAAAACCGGCAATAGGTGATGCGCCTTCAAGACTGGCAATTGTCGGTCGATATGTTCTGCTTCCAGAGATTTTTGATCATCTGGAGAATCTGGAGCCTGGTGTTGGTGGTGAAATTCAGCTCACTGACGCACTGCAGGGGCTGGCTAAGAACAACAAACTGCTGGCCGTCAAACTGCGTGGTCAGAGGTTTGACGCCGGGGACTGGGTAGAGTATCTTACCGCAAATATTTATTTCGCCCTTCAGGACGAAGAATTGCGTGATGACATTGTAGCCAGACTGCGGGAGCTTTTGTCTTGTTCGTAA